From a single Carassius carassius chromosome 8, fCarCar2.1, whole genome shotgun sequence genomic region:
- the LOC132144926 gene encoding cytochrome P450 1B1-like, which produces MALTEAEFESSSIMKEWSGQVQPALIASFIILFFLEACLWVRNLTIKKRLPGPFAWPLVGNAMQLGQMPHITFSKLAKKYGNVYQIRLGRSDIVVLNGDAAIRKALIEHSTEFAGRPNFLSFQMISGGRSMVFSSYSKQWKEHRKVAQSTLRAFSLANTQTKQTFEQHVVGEAMDLVQKFLRLGADGRHFNPSHEFTVAAANVICALCFGKRYGHDDPEFRTLLKRVEKFGETVGAGSLVDVMPWLQSFPNPVRSVYQNFKLINEEFFAYVKDKVMQHRDTYDPAVTRDMSDAIIGVIEHGKESMLTKDFVESTVTDLIGAGQDTVSTVMQWILLLLVKYPSIQTKLQEQIDKVVGRDRLPSIEDKSNLTYLDAFIYETMRYTSFVPVTIPHSTTADVTIEGLHIPKDTVVFINQWSVNHDPQKWQDPHIFNPSRFLDETGALDKDLTNSVMIFSTGKRRCIGDQIAKLEVFLFSAILLHQCSFDSNPSHDLSMDCSYGLTLKPLPYTISAKLRGKLFGLVSPA; this is translated from the coding sequence ATGGCTCTGACTGAAGCTGAGTTTGAGAGCAGCAGCATCATGAAGGAATGGAGCGGACAGGTTCAGCCGGCTTTGATAGCATCCTTCATCATCCTCTTCTTCCTGGAGGCCTGTCTTTGGGTCAGAAATCTCACAATCAAGAAAAGGCTTCCAGGCCCGTTCGCATGGCCCTTAGTGGGCAACGCCATGCAGCTGGGACAAATGCCACACATCACCTTCTCCAAGCTGGCAAAGAAGTACGGAAACGTCTACCAGATCAGACTCGGGCGAAGCGACATTGTGGTTCTGAATGGAGACGCGGCTATACGCAAGGCACTCATTGAACACAGCACTGAATTTGCCGGGAGGCCAAACTTTCTGTCTTTTCAGATGATCTCCGGCGGACGGAGCATGGTGTTCAGCAGTTACAGCAAACAGTGGAAGGAGCATCGGAAAGTAGCTCAATCGACTTTAAGAGCATTCTCGTTAGCCAACACTCAAACCAAACAGACATTCGAACAACACGTTGTAGGCGAAGCCATGGATCTGGTCCAGAAGTTTCTGAGGCTCGGCGCCGACGGACGACACTTCAATCCTTCGCACGAATTCACCGTCGCCGCCGCAAACGTCATCTGCGCGCTCTGCTTTGGGAAACGCTATGGCCACGACGACCCCGAGTTCAGGACTCTCCTGAAAAGAGTGGAGAAGTTTGGCGAAACTGTTGGCGCTGGAAGCCTGGTGGATGTTATGCCTTGGCTGCAGTCGTTTCCCAATCCGGTCCGAAGCGTTTATCAAAACTTCAAGCTCATTAATGAAGAGTTCTTCGCTTATGTGAAGGACAAAGTGATGCAGCACAGAGACACCTATGACCCTGCGGTCACCCGTGACATGAGCGATGCAATCATTGGCGTAATTGAGCACGGGAAAGAGAGCATGCTGACTAAAGACTTTGTTGAGTCTACGGTCACTGATTTAATTGGTGCAGGACAAGACACGGTGTCCACAGTCATGCAATGGATACTTCTGCTTTTAGTCAAATACCCATCAATCCAAACCAAACTCCAAGAGCAGATTGATAAAGTAGTAGGTCGTGACAGACTTCCATCAATAGAAGACAAGAGCAACCTGACCTACCTGGACGCCTTCATCTACGAAACCATGCGCTACACCAGCTTCGTCCCCGTCACCATACCACACTCCACAACCGCAGACGTCACCATCGAAGGTCTCCACATCCCCAAAGACACCGTGGTGTTCATCAACCAATGGTCCGTCAACCACGACCCTCAAAAGTGGCAGGATCCTCACATCTTCAACCCGTCGAGATTCCTGGACGAGACCGGAGCTCTGGATAAAGACCTGACCAACAGCGTGATGATCTTCTCCACAGGTAAGAGAAGATGCATCGGCGATCAGATCGCCAAACTGGAGGTTTTTCTGTTCTCTGCCATCCTTTTGCACCAGTGTTCGTTTGACAGCAACCCCTCTCATGATCTCTCCATGGACTGCTCGTATGGTTTAACACTGAAGCCGCTCCCTTACACAATCTCAGCGAAGCTCAGAGGAAAATTGTTTGGCTTGGTATCGCCGGCATGA